The Natrinema pellirubrum DSM 15624 region ACGTCTTCCCGGAACTGGTCGTCGACTGTTACGAGGCCTACGACGCCGGCGAACGCGAACGGGCCCGCGAGCTACAGAGCGATATCTTCGCCGTTCGGGACGCCCTCAAGACCGGCGATTCCTACATGTCCGGCGTGAAAACGGCGCTTCGCATGCGGGACTTCGACGCCGGACCGCTCCGGAGTCCGCTGCGGCTCGCGGACGACGAGTCCGCTGCCGAGATGCGCGACCGGCTTCGCGACCTCGACGTTCCCCTCGAAAGCCATTAGGCGTCCGGTTCCGGGCCGTTCGAGCCGACGATGGCGCTCGTCCGCGCCGTCCCCGTCAGTACGAGTACGGACTCGGCGTCGGACGACCGCTCGACGGTGTACTCCTCGAGCGTCGGGAAGGCGCCGTCGTCGATATCGCGGTTCGTCTCGACGAACCCCTCGAGCGCATCGAGCGCGGCGTCGTCGGCCGACTCGTAGCAGAACGCGTCGGTCACAGTCGTCGTCTCGCCGTCGACCGCGAGCGATCGCGCCGTCCCGACCAGGCCGGTCTGCCACTCCCAGTCGTAGGCCGGTTCCTCGGTCGGGTCCCGCGGCGGGAAGACGGCCGCGTTCGAGAACTGGCCCGATCCCCGCTCCGCGAGGAGAGGGCCCGCGTGGTCATCGTCGGCCCACCGGCGAGGGCCGTCGGAGTCGCCCCCGTCCCAGCGGGCCGCGAGGACGTACTCGAGTACTGCGTCGGAATCGATCCAGACGTCGCTCAGCGTTCGCACCGCGAAGTCATCCCGCAGGGCGAACCTGAAGCTCCCGAGTTCGTACAGGTCGAACCCATGTGCGGTCCCGGCCGCGACCACGTCGCCGGTCGACTCGTCCTCGAGGTGGGCCGCGATCGCGTCGGGGTCGAGCGATCCCGCGAGAACGTGGACCTCGGGGCGGACCCGTTCGGTGACGTTGGCCCCCGAGTCGGTGTGGACGAGGTCGAGCCACCAGTCGACGTGCTGGACGAGCTGCCAGTCGAGGTCCATCGCCGGAACGTTGACGGCGTCCCGTACCAGCCGGCCCCAGAGGTCGTCGTAGGAGAGTCGGTCGTCGTTGTCGAACACCACCGAGGGGTCCTGATATCGGAAGTTCCGCTCCCGGAACTCCCGATCGCGGACCTCGTAGCTCTCGCGGAGGAAGTCGGCCGGTTCCGGATCCGTGAGCCACGCCTCGATCGCCGGTTCCGAGTCGTCCTCATCGCCGTCGCCGTCGCCGATCAGCGGCAACTCGCTCGCACAGCCGGCTAGTGCAGTCGTTCCGATCGCCGCCAGTCCGGCACCGCCGCGTCGGAGGATCCCTCTCCGCGTCTGCCCGTTCGTCATCGTTCCCACCAGCCGATGGCCGCTCAAAAAGTGTTCTGATACTAACTGGTGGCTCGCGGGTCACGGTCCGAAGCGCCGTCCGGGAATTATTACGCCGGCGTCGAACGGCCGCCATGGAACTCACCGACGAACAGAAAGCGGTCCGCGAGACCGTCCGTGAGTGGTTCAGAAGAGGGTCATCGCGCGGGAACTGCTCGAGTAAGCGGTACTCGGCGGTATCACGGGAACGTATTTACGTCACGAAAGACGACTGTTTTTATGGTAGATGTTTCCGTCGGAAAGCTCTCAGTGTCCGGCTCTGACGAGCGGTCACGGGCGCTCCGCGAACTCCTCTATGCGACCGTTATGACACCGCTCCTGCTGTTCCCGGAACCGAGTCGGGAACTCGCATCGATGGAAGCGTCAGTGGCAGCCGTCGGACTCGGCGTAGTCGTCGGGGCTGCGGTCAGTCTCACACTGTCCGACGCGCAGCTCGGTCCGCAGGACGACCTGCTTGGGACGGTCGTAGGCGTCACGATAATCGGCGCTGTGACGGTCCTCCTCTGGATTTTGCTCCCGAGAGAGCACATCGCGACGTTCCTGCATTTTTCGATCGCATTTCTCTGGGGAGCGGCCATCGCGTCGACTGCTCGCCACGTCGTCCGACCGGCGCTCGGTGCGTCGGATTCGATCGAGTGAACGAGCGACGGGCAGGACCCTCTCGAGACCGAAGTCACTAATCCGTCGTGCCCCTAGCGTTCCGTATGTCCGAGTACGACGCCATCGTCTACGATCTGGACGGGACACTCGTCGATCTCGTGGTCGACTGGGACGCCGTCGCCACCGACGTCCGCGCGGTGTACGACGACGCGAACCTCGACCCCCCAGGTGAGGGGCTCTGGGCCATGCTCGAGGGCGCGGCCGAAGTCGGACTCCACGCGGAGGTCGAGGCGGCCATCGCGGCCCACGAACACGAGGGTGCGCGGTCCTCCGAGCGGCTCGCACACGCCGACGAGCTGCTCGAGCGGTCGCTGCCCGCAGGGGTCTGCTCGCTGAACTGCGAGCGGGCCTGCCGGATCGCGCTCGAGGAACACGCCCTCTCGGCGGCGGTCGAGGCGGTCGTCGGTCGGGACACGGTCGGGACGTGGAAGCCGGATCCGGAGCCGTTGCTCGCGACGGCGCGCCGGCTCGAGGTCGAGCCGGGGCGGGCGCTGTTCGTCGGCGACTCCGAGCGCGATCTCCGGACCGCAGAACGAGCGGGAATGGACTTCGAGTACGTCGGCGAGAGACCGTCGGGCGTCTGAGACCGACCAGCGGCGGCCGAATCTTCCGATTACGTCTGCTTTCGCTTGGCGTAGGCAAAGACCACGAGCGACGTGACTAACCAAACGGGGGCCCCGACCCGGATCGCGAACTCGGCCCGGTCGGCCCACGACGGCAGGGTCACGGTCGTCGAGAGGGCGACGACGATCGGTGCGCCGACCAGAATGGTGGCGACGAACGTCGTCTGCATCACCCAGCCGTAGTCGACCCCGTCGGGCGAGGTCGTTTCGACGCGTTCTGGCACGCGTGAGTATGGCGACCGGTCCCTCTTAAGCGCGCCGGGTCCGGCCGAGCGCGGCCGGAGAACAACGAGGTTTAATCGTGGGAGGTCAAGCTATGGGTATGCCTACCGTACGGGATGTCAGATCGAAAGCGGGCGAGGAACCGATCACGATGTTGACGGCGTACGATGCGCCGACGGCCTCGATCGTCGACGAGGCCGGCGTCGACATCATTCTGGTCGGGGACAGCCTCGGAAACACGACGCTCGGCCACGAGACGACCCTGCCAGTGACCGTTGACGATATGGCCCGGCACACGGGCGCTGTCGCGCGGGCGACCGAGGACGCGTTGATCGTCGCCGACATGCCCTTCCTCTCGATCGGCGTCGACGAGGCCGCAAGCATCGAGAACGCCGGCCGGATGCTCAAGGAAGAGGACGCCCACGCGGTCAAACTCGAGTGCGGTCCCCACACCGTCGATCTCACGAAAAAGCTGGTCCAGCTCGGGATTCCAGTGATGGCACATCTCGGGCTCACCCCCCAACACGTCAACCAGTACGGCGGCTATCCTCGGCAGGGAACCGACCAGGAGGCCGCCGAACGCATCCTCGAGCTGGCCGAGGCCCACGAGAACGCGGGTGCGTTCTCGCTGGTGCTGGAACACGTCCCCTCGAACCTCGCGGCGGAGGTCACCGACGCCATCGACATCCCGACGATCGGGATCGGCGCCGGGCCGGACTGCGACGGACAGGTACTGGTCGTCGACGACGCCGTCGGGCTAAGTGAGTGGACTCCCTCGTTCTCGAAACAGTTCGGGGACGTCCGTGGGGAGATGGAGTCGGCGATCGACGACTACGTCGCGGCCGTCGAATCTGGCGAGTTCCCCGCCGCGGAACACGGCCACGAGGAGAGCGATCTCGAGGAACTCTACTGACGGCTCCGTTCTCGGCTCGCGCGGCCGAGCCCGAACGGTCCGCTTGCAATCCCAGGGGTCGCTCGACAGTAAATATATAAGGGTGATAATACTACATGGTATTGTACTCTCGGTTTAGGGCAGACAGTTATATGCCAGAACGGGGAAGACGCGGATAGACCGCAGAGGATCGGTATCATGTCCGAATCATCGAAACGCGCCACCGGCGAACGCGAGTCGGCTAGCGACCACGGATCGGAACTGCAACACGTCACCGTCGAACACGACGATATCGCAGTGTGTACGATGTTCCCACAGGAGATCGACGAGGACGCGATATCGACGGCGTGGCTCACCGCCACGACCGACTCGTTCGTCGCGCTCGAGGACCGCCGGTAGCTCCCGCTCGCGGGACGGTCGCCGTTCTCCCCCGGTAGTACGGGTGGCTGTCGTCGCTCCCGATCAGCCCTCGAGATCCGCGAGAAACGCCTCGACGACCCCGTTGAACGCGTCCGGACGCTCGATCATCGCCAGATGCGCCGCATCCTCGATCTCGGCGAGCCGGCCTCTCTCGATCTCGTCGGCGAGGAACTCGTGGAACCACGGCGGCGTCAACTGGTCGTGTTCCCCATAGAGCGCGAGCGTCGGGACGGCGATCTCGTCGAGGCGGTCGCGGACGTCGAACTCGTGGGAAGTCAAGAAATCCCGTCGCGTGACTGCCTGTCCGGTGTCGGCCATCCGGTCCATCGATCGCTCGCGGACGGCCGGGTCGGGGTCGTGAAAGAGCCGGTCCGAGCCGTGCAGAAATTCGATCGCCCGCTCGAAGTCCGATTGCAGCCACGTCAACAGGTCGTCGAGAACGCCCAGCCGCGCGCCCGTCCCGGTCAGAACGGCGGCGTCGGGATCGACGTGGCGCTCGAGGAGCAGTTGGAGGACGACCGCACCGCCGAGCGAATTCCCGACGAAGACCTCGGCCCCGGTCGCCTCGACGACGGCGAGGGCGTCGTCGGTGTAGGCCGACAACGTGCTGTAGCCAGCGCTGGCGTCGATGTCCGCTGAGTCGCCGTGGCCGCTGAGGTCCATCGCGACGACGGGACGGTGTTCCGCCAGCGCGTGCTGGCCCGTCCAGACGTCGCGCGATCCCCCGCTGCCGTGGACGAAACAGATCGGCGGTCCGTCGGCCCCTCGGTCGATAACCTCGTACGCCGTCTCCCTGCCGTGATGTGTTACCGTTTCCATACGCGAGGACACGAGGGGGATGGGCATAAAGACTCGAGGCGGTTCTCACCGGAGAACGCCGGCACGGGGGATATCCCCGTTCGGGTCCAACGACCGCGTCCCGGGCCGGCGGCTGCCTCGCCGACCGGCACACCGTGAACTACGAACAACGATCTCTCTATCCACCCCGCCGCCTTCATGCGGTCTATCGGCAAAAGGTTTATATATTAGCGTCACTTACCTTGGGTTAGTTACAGCATGACTCTCGACCAATTCACCCGCGAAGAGGGGCAGTTAGCCCGTCGGTACGAGTACGACGACGCCACGGTCATGGCCGTCGACTTCGGGACCGACGTCGGGGACGTCGCTGTCGACGTCGTCGACGACACCGCCATCGTCGTCCTTGCGGACGACCAGTACGAGATCGAACTCCCGGCCGCTGCCGGGGACGCGCACACGTTTATGAAAAACGGCGTGTTCACTATCGAGTTAGAGGAGGAACTATGAAGCTTACCGTCAAACCACTGAAACAGAAGGACGCCGGCCGCGGACTCGCCGCGATCGACCGGGTATCGATGAACGAACTCGACCTCGAGAACGGTGACTACATCGTCATCTCGGGGAAGGGGGAGGGACAAGCCGTCGCTCGCGTCTGGCCGGGCTACCCGGAGGACGAGGGCCGGGGTATCGTCCGGATCGACGGCCGTCTCCGTCAGGAGGCCGACGTCGGGATCGACGATACGGTCGACATCGAACCCGCCGACGTCAAACCCGCGAAGTCGGTCACGGTCGCGCTCCCGCAGAACCTGCGTATCCGGGGCGACATCGGGCCGCTCGTCCGCGACAAGCTCTCCGGACAGGCCGTCACTGAGGGCCAGACGGTGCCGTTCTCGCTCTCGTTCGGCCCGATGGCCAGCTCCGGCCAGTCGGTCCCGCTGAAGATCGCCAGTACCTCGCCGTCGGGCACGGTCGTCATCACGGACTCGACCAGCATCGAAATCTCCGAGACGCCGGCCGAACAGGTTCAGTCCGGGGGCGGCGCGTCCGCCGAGGGCGTCCCCAACGTCACCTACGAGGACATCGGCGGTCTGGACGACGAACTCGACCAGGTCCGCGAGATGATCGAGCTGCCGATGCGCCACCCCGAGCTGTTCCAACAGCTCGGCATCGAGCCGCCGAAGGGCGTCCTGCTGCACGGCCCGCCGGGCACCGGGAAGACCCTGATGGCCAAGGCCGTCGCCAACGAGATCGATGCCCACTTCGAGACCATCTCCGGGCCGGAGATCATGTCGAAGTACTACGGCGAGAGCGAGGAGAAGCTCCGCGAGGTCTTCGAGGAGGCCGAGGAGAACGCGCCCGCGATCGTCTTCATCGACGAACTCGACTCCATCGCGGCAAAGCGCGAGGACGCCGGCGGTGACGTCGAACGACGCGTCGTCGCCCAACTGCTCTCGCTGATGGACGGCCTCGAGGAACGGGGCCGGGTCACGGTCATCGCCGCGACCAACCGCATCGACGACATCGACCCCGCGCTCCGGCGTGGCGGTCGCTTCGACCGCGAGATCGAGATCGGCGTCCCCGACAAGGACGGCCGCAAGGAGATCCTGCAGGTCCACACCCGCGGGATGCCCCTGCAGGAGGGGATCGACCTCGATCGGTACGCCGAGAACACCCACGGCTTCGTCGGGGCCGACTTAGAGAGCCTGACCCGCGAGGGCGCGATGAACGCCCTCCGTCGCATCCGTCCCGATCTCGATCTCGAGGAAGACGAGATCGATGCCGAGGTCCTCGAGACGCTCGAGGTCACCGAGGGCGACTTCAAGGAGGCGCTCAAGGGCATCCAACCGTCCGCGATGCGGGAGGTCTTCGTCGAGGTCCCCGACGTCACGTGGAACGACGTTGGTGGCTTAGAAGACACCAAAGAGCGGCTCCGCGAGAACGTCCAATGGCCGCTCGACTACCCCGAGGTGTTCGACGAACTGGACATGCAGGCCGCCAAGGGCGTGCTGATGTACGGCCCGCCGGGCACCGGGAAGACCCTGCTCGCGAAGGCCGTCGCCAACGAGGCCCAGTCGAACTTCATCTCGATCAAGGGCCCCGAGCTGCTGAACAAGTACGTCGGCGAGTCCGAGAAGGGCGTCCGCGAGGTCTTCGAGAAGGCGCGGTCGAACGCACCGACCGTGATCTTCTTCGACGAGATCGACTCGATCGCGGGCCAGCGCGGCCGCCAGCAGGGCGACTCCGGCGTCGGCGAACGCGTCGTCTCCCAGCTGCTCACTGAACTCGACGGGCTCGAGGAACTCGAGGACGTCGTCGTGATCGCCACGACCAACCGGCCCGACCTGATCGATTCGGCCCTGCTCCGTCCGGGACGCCTGGACCGTCACGTCCACGTGCCCGTCCCCGACGAGGGCGGCCGCCGGAAGATCTTCGAGGTCCACACCCGCGACAAGCCCCTGGCCGACGCGGTCGACCTCGACTGGCTCGCCGCGGAGACGGAAGGCTACGTCGGCGCCGACATCGAAGCGGTCACCCGCGAGGCCTCGATGGCCGCCAGCCGCGAGTTCATCAACTCGGTCGATCCCGAGGAGATGGCCGACACCGTCGGCAACGTCCGCATCAGCAAGGAACACTTCGAACACGCCCTCGAGGAGGTCAACCCGAGCGTGACCCCCGAAACCCGCGAGCAGTACGAGGAGATCGAAGAGCAGTTCGACACCGCCGAACCGGCTCAGGAAGAAGAGCAACTCGGCCGCACCTTCCAGTAAGCGAACTGGAGTCCGCGGCCCGTTCCGACCGTTTCAATTTTCGATGGCGACTCGACCGTCGAGCGACGGCACCGATCTCAGTCGTCGCCCGCGCTCGCGTCCGCCGCGTCGGGCGACTCGCTCGCGACCGGCGTCGGGCTGAACAGCAACCGCGCTGCGATCCCGGCACCGAGTAACGCGATCGCCGCGAGGGTCACGAACAGCGCCGCCGTCGTCGCGTGATCGAGCAGGTAGCCGCCCAGTGCGATGCTGAGCGAACCCAGACCGAACATGCCGAGGTAGGTGTAGCCGTAGGAGAGTCCCCGCGCGTCCGGGGGCGTGTAGACGGCGACGGCCTCCTGGTAGAACGGCTCGATCGCGAACAGCGCGAACCCGAGGACGCCACAGTACAGTAGGATCGGGAGCAGTCCCAGCCCCGAGACCGGCACGAACGCGACCGCGAGGACCGCGAGGCCGACGAAGACCACCGCCAGTCCGCGGGCGACGGGCACGCGGCTCGTCAGCTTTCCGGCGACGTACTGGCCGGCCATCCCGGCGACCAGCAGGGCGACGTAGAAGTAGTCGCCAAGCGAGAGTTCCTCGAGGGCGGCCGGCGGCTCGATTCCAGCAAGCGCCGGCAGCCCGTTGAGCAGTTCCGGCAGGTAGGTGAGGACACCCCGGTAGTAGAGCCCGACGACGGTGACGACGGCAAAGACCAGTAGGAACGAGCCGGTAAGCAGCGATCGCGAGGTCGCGACGAACTCGGCCACGGAGCGCGAGCCGGTCGACTCGCCGTCGTCCGCGACTGCCGCAGTCGGATCGAACCGGGCCCGCAGCCCGTAGAGGGTCGCGACCGCGCCGGGGATCGACAACACGACGGCGACGAGCCGCCAGTCCAGTACGAGCAACAGCGTCGCGGTCGCGAAGGGACCGAGCGCGATGCCGAGG contains the following coding sequences:
- a CDS encoding HAD family hydrolase; its protein translation is MSEYDAIVYDLDGTLVDLVVDWDAVATDVRAVYDDANLDPPGEGLWAMLEGAAEVGLHAEVEAAIAAHEHEGARSSERLAHADELLERSLPAGVCSLNCERACRIALEEHALSAAVEAVVGRDTVGTWKPDPEPLLATARRLEVEPGRALFVGDSERDLRTAERAGMDFEYVGERPSGV
- a CDS encoding DUF5822 domain-containing protein; its protein translation is MPERVETTSPDGVDYGWVMQTTFVATILVGAPIVVALSTTVTLPSWADRAEFAIRVGAPVWLVTSLVVFAYAKRKQT
- the panB gene encoding 3-methyl-2-oxobutanoate hydroxymethyltransferase — encoded protein: MPTVRDVRSKAGEEPITMLTAYDAPTASIVDEAGVDIILVGDSLGNTTLGHETTLPVTVDDMARHTGAVARATEDALIVADMPFLSIGVDEAASIENAGRMLKEEDAHAVKLECGPHTVDLTKKLVQLGIPVMAHLGLTPQHVNQYGGYPRQGTDQEAAERILELAEAHENAGAFSLVLEHVPSNLAAEVTDAIDIPTIGIGAGPDCDGQVLVVDDAVGLSEWTPSFSKQFGDVRGEMESAIDDYVAAVESGEFPAAEHGHEESDLEELY
- a CDS encoding DUF7511 domain-containing protein, producing MSESSKRATGERESASDHGSELQHVTVEHDDIAVCTMFPQEIDEDAISTAWLTATTDSFVALEDRR
- a CDS encoding alpha/beta fold hydrolase is translated as METVTHHGRETAYEVIDRGADGPPICFVHGSGGSRDVWTGQHALAEHRPVVAMDLSGHGDSADIDASAGYSTLSAYTDDALAVVEATGAEVFVGNSLGGAVVLQLLLERHVDPDAAVLTGTGARLGVLDDLLTWLQSDFERAIEFLHGSDRLFHDPDPAVRERSMDRMADTGQAVTRRDFLTSHEFDVRDRLDEIAVPTLALYGEHDQLTPPWFHEFLADEIERGRLAEIEDAAHLAMIERPDAFNGVVEAFLADLEG
- a CDS encoding DUF7127 family protein, producing the protein MTLDQFTREEGQLARRYEYDDATVMAVDFGTDVGDVAVDVVDDTAIVVLADDQYEIELPAAAGDAHTFMKNGVFTIELEEEL
- a CDS encoding CDC48 family AAA ATPase, which produces MKLTVKPLKQKDAGRGLAAIDRVSMNELDLENGDYIVISGKGEGQAVARVWPGYPEDEGRGIVRIDGRLRQEADVGIDDTVDIEPADVKPAKSVTVALPQNLRIRGDIGPLVRDKLSGQAVTEGQTVPFSLSFGPMASSGQSVPLKIASTSPSGTVVITDSTSIEISETPAEQVQSGGGASAEGVPNVTYEDIGGLDDELDQVREMIELPMRHPELFQQLGIEPPKGVLLHGPPGTGKTLMAKAVANEIDAHFETISGPEIMSKYYGESEEKLREVFEEAEENAPAIVFIDELDSIAAKREDAGGDVERRVVAQLLSLMDGLEERGRVTVIAATNRIDDIDPALRRGGRFDREIEIGVPDKDGRKEILQVHTRGMPLQEGIDLDRYAENTHGFVGADLESLTREGAMNALRRIRPDLDLEEDEIDAEVLETLEVTEGDFKEALKGIQPSAMREVFVEVPDVTWNDVGGLEDTKERLRENVQWPLDYPEVFDELDMQAAKGVLMYGPPGTGKTLLAKAVANEAQSNFISIKGPELLNKYVGESEKGVREVFEKARSNAPTVIFFDEIDSIAGQRGRQQGDSGVGERVVSQLLTELDGLEELEDVVVIATTNRPDLIDSALLRPGRLDRHVHVPVPDEGGRRKIFEVHTRDKPLADAVDLDWLAAETEGYVGADIEAVTREASMAASREFINSVDPEEMADTVGNVRISKEHFEHALEEVNPSVTPETREQYEEIEEQFDTAEPAQEEEQLGRTFQ
- a CDS encoding MFS transporter — its product is MTLNDNDRSIAAFAMLAHATVHWFELAIPIFLVVWLEAFDISIAVAGIAVAAGYALFGIGALPAGLLADRYGPKRLVLACLVGMSVSFVGLSLATSIYGIAAALVCWGVTASVYHPAGLALISTGVEDRGTVFAWHGIAGNLGIALGPFATATLLLVLDWRLVAVVLSIPGAVATLYGLRARFDPTAAVADDGESTGSRSVAEFVATSRSLLTGSFLLVFAVVTVVGLYYRGVLTYLPELLNGLPALAGIEPPAALEELSLGDYFYVALLVAGMAGQYVAGKLTSRVPVARGLAVVFVGLAVLAVAFVPVSGLGLLPILLYCGVLGFALFAIEPFYQEAVAVYTPPDARGLSYGYTYLGMFGLGSLSIALGGYLLDHATTAALFVTLAAIALLGAGIAARLLFSPTPVASESPDAADASAGDD